Proteins found in one Candidatus Omnitrophota bacterium genomic segment:
- a CDS encoding FliG C-terminal domain-containing protein encodes MADVQQRMKEMLKAIHQKGTAPGGVDALVNMLNQVDRQTEQHLLKTLKAQNPQLAEELSAKYFCFEDLVTLDDAVLKKALSEIHRTTLALALKGADAAIREKVFRNLSDHAVKLLKEDMEYMGPKERSLVEEAQREATKTLRRWRNVIL; translated from the coding sequence ATGGCGGACGTTCAACAACGAATGAAGGAAATGTTGAAAGCCATTCATCAAAAGGGAACGGCGCCCGGCGGCGTCGACGCGCTGGTCAATATGTTGAACCAGGTAGACCGCCAAACGGAACAGCATCTGCTCAAAACCTTGAAAGCGCAGAATCCCCAATTGGCGGAAGAATTGAGCGCCAAATATTTCTGCTTCGAAGACCTCGTCACTCTCGACGACGCCGTACTTAAGAAAGCCTTGTCGGAAATCCATCGCACTACTTTGGCGCTAGCCTTAAAAGGCGCAGACGCGGCGATTCGGGAAAAGGTCTTCCGCAACCTTTCCGATCACGCCGTCAAATTGCTCAAAGAAGATATGGAGTATATGGGGCCGAAAGAACGCTCGCTAGTTGAAGAAGCGCAGCGGGAAGCAACGAAAACCCTGCGCCGCTGGCGCAACGTAATATTGTAA